One Sediminicola sp. YIK13 DNA segment encodes these proteins:
- a CDS encoding (Fe-S)-binding protein, whose amino-acid sequence MEYLPNILFAILLVGALTFFTKNVKRLSRNIKLGKDVDVSDNKPQRWKNMAKIALGQTKMVVRPIAGIMHVIVYVGFIIINIEVLEIIIDGLLGTHRIFAPLGAVYDFLIASFEILAFLVIVAVVVFWLRRNVVRIKRFFNPEMEGWPKNDANLILYIELVLMFLFLTMNGADYQLQQLGAEHYTQAGSFPISQLLAPIFDGMSIPSLVLVERSAWWLHIVGILFFLNYLYYSKHLHILLAFPNTYFGKLRPKGQFDNLEAVTKEVKLMMDPSADPFAAPVEGAEPPAKFGASDVMDLNWVQLLNAYTCTECGRCTSECPANQTGKKLSPRKIMMDTRDRLEEVGKNIEANKGEFKMDGKELLGDYITHEELWACTTCNACVEACPVSIDPLSIIMDMRQYLVMEQSAAPSDLNNMMGNIENNGAPWPFNQMDRLNWEKES is encoded by the coding sequence ATGGAATACCTTCCCAATATTTTATTTGCAATACTACTAGTAGGTGCACTAACATTTTTCACCAAAAATGTAAAAAGGTTGTCCCGTAACATTAAATTGGGGAAAGACGTGGATGTTAGTGATAACAAACCACAACGATGGAAGAACATGGCCAAAATTGCCTTGGGACAGACAAAAATGGTAGTAAGGCCCATAGCGGGAATAATGCACGTAATTGTTTATGTTGGTTTTATAATCATTAACATAGAGGTCCTCGAAATTATTATAGATGGACTCTTGGGGACACACCGTATTTTTGCGCCTTTGGGAGCAGTCTATGATTTTTTGATCGCTTCCTTTGAAATCTTGGCCTTCTTGGTTATCGTAGCAGTTGTAGTTTTCTGGTTGAGAAGAAATGTGGTCCGTATAAAAAGATTTTTTAATCCAGAAATGGAGGGCTGGCCTAAGAATGATGCAAATCTGATTCTTTATATAGAATTAGTTTTAATGTTCCTGTTCCTAACGATGAACGGCGCCGATTACCAATTACAACAATTGGGAGCGGAGCACTATACCCAAGCGGGTTCTTTTCCTATAAGTCAGCTTTTGGCACCTATTTTTGATGGTATGAGCATACCGTCCTTGGTTCTGGTAGAAAGGAGTGCCTGGTGGCTTCATATTGTAGGAATCTTGTTCTTCCTTAATTACCTGTACTATTCGAAACACTTACATATCCTCTTGGCATTCCCGAATACTTATTTTGGAAAATTAAGGCCAAAAGGGCAGTTCGATAATTTGGAAGCTGTTACGAAAGAGGTGAAATTGATGATGGATCCCTCAGCCGATCCATTTGCGGCACCGGTAGAGGGGGCGGAGCCTCCAGCAAAATTTGGGGCTTCAGACGTCATGGATCTCAATTGGGTGCAATTATTGAATGCTTATACCTGTACGGAATGCGGAAGGTGCACAAGCGAGTGCCCTGCAAACCAGACAGGAAAGAAGCTTTCTCCCAGAAAGATCATGATGGACACTAGGGACCGTTTGGAAGAAGTAGGGAAAAACATAGAAGCCAATAAGGGGGAGTTTAAAATGGACGGCAAAGAGTTATTGGGTGATTATATTACCCATGAAGAACTATGGGCATGTACCACCTGCAATGCCTGCGTGGAAGCATGTCCGGTAAGTATAGATCCATTATCTATCATTATGGATATGAGACAATATCTCGTCATGGAGCAATCTGCGGCACCATCGGATTTGAATAATATGATGGGGAATATTGAAAACAATGGAGCACCCTGGCCATTCAATCAAATGGATAGGCTTAACTGGGAAAAAGAATCATAA
- a CDS encoding (Fe-S)-binding protein, whose product MSNELKVPTMAELFAAGQQPEVLFWVGCAGSFDDRAKKITKAFVKILNKAKVSFAVLGTEESCTGDPAKRAGNEFLFQMQAVTNIEVLNGYGIKKVVTACPHCFNTIKNEYPGLGGDYEVVHHTQFLKQLLDEGRITMEGGQFKGKRITFHDPCYLGRANNVYEAPRDLIKKLDAELVEMKNCKKKGLCCGAGGAQMFKEPEKGDKDVNIERTEQALETKPEIIAAGCPFCNTMMTDGVKNKEQEGTVAVMDIAELIATAEDL is encoded by the coding sequence ATGAGTAATGAACTAAAAGTGCCAACCATGGCCGAACTGTTTGCAGCTGGTCAACAACCGGAAGTATTGTTTTGGGTGGGATGCGCAGGAAGTTTTGATGATAGGGCAAAAAAGATCACAAAAGCATTCGTAAAAATTCTGAACAAGGCAAAAGTGAGTTTTGCTGTTTTGGGTACCGAGGAAAGCTGTACTGGTGACCCGGCCAAAAGGGCGGGAAACGAATTTTTGTTCCAAATGCAGGCTGTGACCAATATTGAAGTATTGAACGGTTATGGTATTAAGAAGGTCGTAACTGCATGTCCCCATTGTTTCAATACAATAAAGAATGAATATCCAGGATTGGGTGGTGATTACGAAGTTGTGCACCATACCCAATTTTTGAAGCAGTTATTGGACGAGGGAAGAATCACCATGGAAGGCGGTCAGTTCAAAGGAAAGCGCATTACATTTCATGACCCTTGCTATTTGGGAAGGGCGAACAATGTTTATGAGGCTCCAAGGGATCTGATCAAAAAGCTCGATGCTGAACTCGTAGAAATGAAGAACTGCAAGAAAAAAGGTTTGTGTTGCGGTGCTGGAGGAGCTCAGATGTTCAAGGAACCGGAAAAAGGAGATAAGGATGTCAACATTGAAAGAACTGAACAGGCTCTGGAAACTAAACCTGAAATTATTGCGGCCGGATGCCCGTTTTGCAATACAATGATGACCGATGGGGTAAAGAATAAAGAACAAGAAGGAACTGTGGCGGTAATGGATATTGCAGAATTGATTGCCACTGCCGAGGATTTATAA
- a CDS encoding N-acetylmuramoyl-L-alanine amidase family protein — MVKYIGYKLFYAITFLGLALLLSAFSDPGDKTPKEKTFVVVLDAGHGGHDPGNLGNGYLEKNIALNIVLNVGKWLEKNPNVKVIYTRKDDTFVDLYVRGQIANKADADLFVSVHCDSHNSDAHGAGTFVLGLHANKQNFEIAKKENSAIYLEDDYETRYAGYDINSPESVIGFTIMQEEFLDQSIALAKLIQDNFTNKLRRVDRKVKQAGFIVLHQTFMPSVLVETGFLTNKTEGAYLNSNKGQTEMGSAIAAAILDYKNTLNGNTAMEYVKKETANVAVASKEEVKKPIEVPKKDLPKEEMVRVKQVVNTPEKSKELPKETVMRSKETKNVPQEVALVDSKEEGTDPIEFKKKSNLIYKVQLFASSREILLNSENFKGLNKLTKEPVGKLYRYMYGNAESYFDAKLLKSNADAKGYTTSYVVAYKDGKRISLDEALKYVSE; from the coding sequence ATGGTTAAATATATTGGATACAAGCTTTTTTATGCAATCACTTTTTTGGGGCTCGCTTTATTATTGTCGGCTTTCAGTGATCCAGGAGATAAGACGCCCAAGGAGAAAACGTTTGTAGTGGTTTTGGATGCTGGCCATGGCGGTCATGATCCAGGTAACCTGGGTAATGGATATCTTGAAAAAAACATAGCCCTCAACATCGTTTTGAATGTGGGTAAATGGTTGGAGAAGAATCCCAATGTTAAAGTGATATATACAAGAAAGGACGACACCTTTGTTGATCTTTATGTTAGGGGACAAATCGCCAATAAGGCCGATGCTGATCTTTTTGTTTCCGTTCATTGTGATTCCCACAACTCTGATGCCCATGGAGCTGGAACCTTTGTTCTTGGACTTCATGCCAACAAGCAGAATTTTGAAATAGCAAAAAAGGAAAACTCGGCTATCTATTTGGAGGACGATTATGAGACCAGATATGCCGGATATGATATAAATTCCCCTGAATCTGTTATAGGGTTCACCATAATGCAAGAAGAATTTCTCGATCAGAGTATTGCCTTGGCCAAATTGATCCAGGATAACTTTACCAATAAATTAAGACGGGTAGATAGAAAAGTGAAGCAGGCCGGCTTTATTGTTCTCCATCAGACTTTTATGCCAAGCGTTTTGGTGGAAACAGGATTCCTGACCAACAAGACGGAAGGAGCCTATTTAAATTCCAATAAGGGCCAGACCGAAATGGGGAGCGCCATTGCTGCTGCCATATTGGATTATAAGAATACCCTTAATGGGAATACGGCAATGGAGTATGTTAAAAAGGAAACGGCCAATGTTGCCGTTGCTTCCAAGGAAGAGGTAAAGAAGCCAATAGAAGTGCCTAAAAAAGATTTGCCCAAAGAAGAGATGGTAAGGGTGAAACAAGTGGTTAATACACCTGAAAAGTCCAAAGAGTTACCTAAGGAAACGGTGATGAGAAGCAAGGAAACTAAAAATGTACCACAAGAAGTGGCTTTGGTAGATTCAAAAGAGGAAGGCACAGATCCTATAGAGTTTAAAAAGAAAAGCAACCTGATATACAAGGTGCAACTTTTTGCCAGCTCTAGAGAAATACTGTTAAATTCGGAAAATTTCAAGGGGTTGAACAAACTAACGAAAGAGCCTGTAGGAAAACTTTATAGATATATGTATGGCAATGCAGAGTCTTATTTTGATGCCAAACTATTGAAGTCCAATGCAGATGCTAAAGGGTATACCACGTCTTATGTGGTGGCATATAAGGATGGAAAGCGGATATCATTGGACGAAGCTTTGAAATACGTCTCTGAATAA
- a CDS encoding MlaD family protein yields MKISREIKTGIIVLGGILLFVLGFSYLKSSPIFDNSKTFYAVYKHVGGLQPGTQVSINGFAVGKVNDIRFKDESGMLLVTFSVENKFQFSKNSKAELYDTGIIGGKGIQIKPVFDNAPMAKSGDTLQTETKPGLTELVQQRLTPLQLKVEDAVSNADSLLINFNEILDDKTKKDLRESISGLNTLVNSFQGSANTMNELLVGNKDKLNGSIEDLSNITGNFSKLSDSIANSGIVETMESLQSTLNNLDGLMAKMEKGEGTLGKLMKDEALYSNLSNASKELDLLLQDFRLNPKRYVNVSVFGKKQKEYTLPENDPAEKSND; encoded by the coding sequence TTGAAAATATCTAGGGAAATTAAGACAGGAATTATCGTTTTAGGCGGTATCCTGTTGTTTGTTTTGGGTTTTAGTTATTTAAAATCTTCACCAATCTTTGACAATAGCAAAACATTTTACGCGGTATATAAACATGTGGGCGGACTCCAACCTGGCACTCAGGTATCCATCAATGGTTTTGCGGTAGGAAAAGTCAATGACATCAGGTTTAAAGATGAATCTGGCATGTTGCTGGTCACTTTTTCCGTAGAGAATAAATTCCAATTTTCTAAAAATAGCAAGGCCGAACTTTATGATACAGGAATCATAGGAGGTAAAGGGATACAAATAAAACCTGTTTTTGATAATGCCCCAATGGCAAAATCGGGAGATACATTACAAACAGAGACCAAACCGGGACTCACAGAATTGGTGCAACAAAGATTAACTCCTTTACAATTAAAGGTAGAGGATGCAGTTTCCAATGCAGACTCCTTATTGATAAATTTCAATGAGATCCTAGATGACAAGACCAAAAAGGATCTACGGGAAAGCATCAGTGGATTGAATACCTTGGTCAACAGTTTTCAAGGTAGTGCAAATACTATGAATGAATTACTGGTGGGCAATAAAGATAAATTGAACGGATCTATTGAGGATCTGAGCAACATAACAGGCAATTTTTCAAAATTATCGGACTCCATTGCCAACTCAGGTATTGTGGAAACCATGGAAAGTCTTCAGTCCACCCTTAATAATTTGGATGGTCTAATGGCCAAAATGGAAAAGGGGGAAGGTACTTTGGGTAAATTGATGAAAGACGAAGCCCTTTATTCCAATTTGTCCAATGCTTCTAAGGAGCTAGATCTATTATTACAAGATTTCAGATTAAATCCTAAACGATATGTGAACGTATCCGTTTTTGGTAAAAAGCAAAAAGAATATACATTACCGGAAAACGATCCGGCAGAAAAAAGCAACGATTAG